The Ptychodera flava strain L36383 chromosome 7, AS_Pfla_20210202, whole genome shotgun sequence DNA window tccgtgtaatTGTGATCGAtaaattatgatcaaaatgcaacgaaaatGCGATTTcgttggccatcatttcctgtgcctgtcctattgaaactttgttgcgaAGTTCCACCGCACGACCGGTCGTCTTAgtaatttgtataaaaaagtcatattctggcctttctgtgtctagCTGGGTTTGACGATGGAtgcaaaaaaatacatccatggtttgactACATTCCAAAGTGACCGACCGGGCATGGCATGCCAagaactgactgaatttcaggtctcAGGCTTCGGTAGTCCgtatgggctaccatttcatgaattttggtagccccagggaaaagttggtagtctttggacgcgggactaccgctaatttcgagccctgcttgGGCATGTTAATACATTTAAGGTGGCCGCCAAAACATGTAAATAGTAATATCCCAGCTCTATGTACAGGCTGACTTGACAAGGCAAGTAACTGCAATTTCAATTGAGATTAGAATAGAAGAGagaaaataataactttaaagTGCAGCCACTGATAATTTATAATAGTTTAGGGAAGGGGGTCACTTATTTACAATAGTGTACAAGGAGGCTCATTTTTCATGCAAGCAATCTAGGTCAGTGTTTTTCATGCATGCAATTTATGGCAAGTAAAGGTTGGGTCTCCTTATAATTCTAATAGGATTTTTGGTTTCGATACCATTGTACTGTCAGGCTTACACATGCATGGTTGTTGACAGCGTGCAAGAGTATTTATGCCGAAACaacaaatttttaaagtgtTGGTCACCGCTGGGCCTACCATTGGCTCCAATTGGCCAATAGTTTGTCAATCTTTAGCCAAATCAATCATTTATTATCTTGCCGAACACGAGGGAAAGTCAGTCAATACAGAGTAAGTAATTTGAAAATACAAACCAGAGTTTGTATAAATCACCAGCACTCAGTCACTCTTGACTATTGAGTTAGTTGACCCGGAGTTTTGACCCATAACCTTTCTTGAAGACTGAAAAATATCAGGTAAGGCAGGGACGTCGGAAAATTAGTACAAGGTATCATAGTCGAAAGAAGTTATTTTATACATGACGTCAAAACTAACAAAACCGGAGTGTTAGATTTGGTTCTGCACAAGAAGAGAGATGCATGCTACAATGCTGCATGCATCGGAATAATAGTGGATATTACATAccatttaatttaatgaatgTCTTCGTTTAGGTCTGTTTTGAATGGAAGTGTTTTTCCCTGGCTGTTATTTAGTCCTAATGACTGAACATATGCCATTCATATGTGTCTATTAAAACCTTagctttgataacattttttcttaattttttacatGCCTATAAGCACAGCTCCATGACAATGGATTTAATTCTTGATTGCGTTTCAGCTCAAAACTTACGGTAACGACTCCAAGATTACATCTCTAGGGTACGTTTGAATATAATGATTATCGTTAATTCGGAATCTTGGCCGAGAAGAACACGTGCAATATTATGAGAAACCGATGAAATGTGTACGAAGTATCCAAAGAGGGCGCGAATCCCGATCGCCCAACATCATCCGCCTCTGAAATCGACGGAATTTGTGAGCTGGTTGAACCGCGGTTGGAAAGGCTGGCGCCAACATCATCCGGGTCCTGACATGAGGAAAATGTAGAAAGAAAAGGATTTTTCCCCGGTTAAAGGTAAGACGGGttactttcatgaaatttttttttcaaagagcaAATAAAGAGATCACAAAAATAGATTACTCTTGGAATTTACTCACATCGTCTCTCATCGACATACCGAAAGTGAACTCGATCGTGGACACGACGGAAGTAGGGTCGATAGTGGACACGACGGAAGTAGGGTCGATTGTGGGCACGACGGAAGTGGGCTCAGTCGTAGACACGGTGGAAGTAGATTCGATCGTGTAAATAGACTCAGTCGTGGACACCACGGAAGCAGGATCGATTGTGGACACAACGGAAGTAGACTTGATCGGATGAGTGTTCAATTTTTCACTTCTACTGTCACGTCCACCGACTGATAGCGAACTTTGGCCCATTTCTTCAATGCTCTTCAGCCTTGATTTCATTCCAGTCACGTTCTGAAATCAACAGATTGTGATTCGAAGTGCAGTGAGAAATAATGCCCAAGCAATTTTTGAACTCCGAGGCAAAATTCGGATTATCCGGACTACCATTCGGATTTGTCAACAAGACGTCGCCAATTACAAACATGCAAGCtgtattgacaagctgaacGCTGAGCCATTTCAGCAAGGCTTTGGAGTAGAGagcaaaaaaaacacaaaaacaaaacaactgtACTGGAATACACATCAGAAATTACAGCTTATGCCGCTACAAGGTAACAACCCTTCTAGCATACATACCTGAGATATTTCCTCCAGTCTGTCAAGTAGTCGCCCTAAAATGACGTCACCAAGTTGAAGTGTACCATTACTTCCAGGCTATAACgaagaaaaatgataaaaaatagcGCAGTCTTTGCTTTTTGTGTTTCTTGTTCATGTTTAGGGTTTGTTCGACTACCACCATAGTGTACTTAGCACGATGATTTGCCAGTCTAGAACGTAGGGTGTATTATTGATGTTCCCAAACCGGAGTgattttttgggggttttttggttttgttttattaAATGCTTTTAACGCTAAAACATCTTTGAGCAAAAACAGCATGGAGCAACAGTGACACATTTGAATGTTGGTAATGTAACGTGTCACGGATGATTAACACACGCAAATAACAAACTAAATTTCCACATTTAGGGGTAGATTGGGTGTAGATCTTTTTCGGTTTTCCTGCGCGAATTCGCCCTATCACAGAGGAATGGTTCTGCCGTTGTTACTTGCAGATGCGTGGTGCTCAGCGATTGTGCAGATTTTTGTGTTTCAAATATTCTAACAATTTATCGTATGCGGGGAAGGGGGGTGTTAAATCACTATttcgaaatttgattttcatatctACCCAACTTTCGTTTAGAGGAGAAGGAAAGGGTTTTAATGTCAAACACAAGTAATTCATTTTCCCTGCGTGTGTCGGAACTATTCACCGTATGTACGATTTGATGCGATTGTCCCGCAAAGGAGCCTGGTAGTTTAGTTAAGTCATTTTCATCACTCCATGTAGAAATATCATTCTTTAAAAATGCATAGTAACAGAGTCAGGGCGACAACATTTTTCTGTTGTGATTCGATTCTTTTGTCAGGTTTTGATTTATCAACTTGAGTCTTTTCCCCTCCACCCCTACAAATAGTGTTGAAGCCAAGATAaaccatgagagaaaatgccgagagagtttgaccggttgacctcgctgttaattttatgcaggaaattacaataacaatgcttggtcgaatgacgcagtgccttgagggtgggatcaccagtggtatatggggaggagtaccttcccgatggtgataagtcgtgcagattaccgtcgcctaggtgactggcgtatacgtgTGCCAAAAGCatctatggttgatttcctgttgaccagtcggatggcagagttgcaaatacctggactgaaccatttgttttttgtgggtgtcggtggtactttgacaatataagtaaaatgcacatatatttattgagtttattgtcttgtttatgagcggccagtatttccaacagcataaattatgtgcatttgcccttgaaggaataaataattttcgaataaaacatcgcgaatgtaactacattccttaagctcgacgtacacttaagtgccccaaagaccatgaaatcgcccgactttcgattgaagagatgagttttgccaaaccgcgtatacagaaaaagtggcagatgactttatttttagaatcatagacagtatagcgagatgtaaaaaatgtgaaacaggctccccacctaactatcctaaatgtttttgtgtcgagtttgtgtttgattcgtttcgaaaatgtgttcctacattcttatccgattatttgtgttaatgaaatgtttgtttcgctttggatatttgtagagaagtttggattagtgtgtacggtaatgttttgtttgtgtggggaaagcttatggcgagacgcagccggacctatgttgttacaaaagttgatagagtcgccctttgacgcttgcgtttcgaaacccgagtgtggtttctcatcagtcgcagtgtagattcattccttagtttgtgtttgtgaaaatttattttaatgcattttagtggtcttgctttccgattagcgaggcaaatatattaattttggtcacgttgtgagtccgtttggtggttcggtttgtttgttctatatttctttacttcggtaaattttgttttgactggtgtgtcttttagatttttgcggaggtttgtgaatttttaggcaataagtaccactgcggggtacggattttatgtttattggatcaagatacttacaagtatcctggttgatgtgcttgttctcgtacattttaattaatagttcatttactttgtttactgtttgttctggcttgttgtgtataatactgagtgttacgtaattgcctttcgcattcgagtacgtaatcgtttgtgttgacaataacgaaaaaccgacccttgtcgaagggttattttcccaaaatttgtccaatgtttgcaagctggtttatcgcgattcttttggcacgcgacatgttttgtttccttgtttgaaagggtatctctagaagtgcgagtttagcagcttcagatagctttcaagtttttgtttttttgttgttcgtggagtcaaatttgacttttctttgaattggtgttgttgcgattgtttgtgtctcacgatgtagcgtagtcacattatacgactttatttgttgaaatcctgaggtggttttattctgtttggttttgttggtgtccgaatgaattttaaggcttttgcctagtactatttttcggagtttcatagtttgagcgatgataggttgttgttgaatttcatgttgttgttggctttctttggaaatagctgatttatttccacggccatgttttctgttacgttactgtgattgtttattttgtatttaatgttgtgtttcagttgtttgttatgtgtgcgatttttgttatttcttttaagtgtttgtgtgttctatgtcatcttatcgtattttttggtagttccctttttggagtatttggtggccctggaaagggccgcttggtatgggtttttgttagcgcttggcgcgtttgttttggcgataagcctagctttttatgcttcttttcgccgattcgatgtgcttggtgagtaggtgtttgccgccttcttgtcactgtgtgtgcttacatggacagtctgcatagcccttgaatgtggtctcgattttgatcaaacttacaatttaggagtatatatcaaaactgataaatgatttatgtgattactgtagctatagataggctacattcaggacgggcagcgacgggcagtaattagtaggcaaaacaggtggttttcaccgtgggcagaactcggtgcaatgatactgaacattaatagtaagcctgtcaccttgaaggtaatgctgtaggtgaaacaaggacacacgatggtacaaacaacaccacaagtgaaacgtacacacagaaatacacgcgttcctacgttgtgcccacccggccacgcgattaaaatatgactgatactgctggatagtgttaattgggtcggtaaacagtcaattaatagtttaattgactacctgggtgattggcaggtcgtgtccaacgacgcatatgcaaagcaggccaaaagacaaaagcccccaaagttattgacagctggccaggggtcaccatgaatacgtaatgacgcttcactacgcagaaactgcgtagtcaagcccttcttaaccggtcaaactctctcggcattttccggcatgccAGCGTGATTTCTGGTGACgcatttaaaatttcagtttccTTATTTTGCTTGCCATTGCAAATTGcatcacaaaaatgaaatctCCCACAAATACGATTTGCAAGTGTCATGAGACCAACTTAACATCTCCAAATTAATTCTTGCCACTgctaaaattaaaattgcaaagGAATTGGAAAGCTTATACAGAATCAGATGGTATCATCAATAAGTCAAAACATcaactttctttctttctttcttaaattatttatttatttatttatttatttatttatttatttatttatttgtttatttgttatgatAATGATGACAGGTCTTGTTGCACCACACTGTCCTATGCTGAGATGCATTAATTACCTTCGCATTCCGTATTTAATGTGAAAGTAGACTCAAAGTTGAACATGATGATCGCGTGATCGTCACTGGAAAGCTGTGTTGAAGGATTTTTCAATTGTTATAGGCGTAAGAGCGGTGACtgcagttttaaaattttagatCTGTTGTGGAAGAAAAGCCTTACATGTTAACGTAGCCCTTTCCAAGACTGTTCGCCTCATATCCTGACTCAGCAGATTTGAAAGTCATCGCAACTTTAATAGGATATGcattatattaaaataaaaagagaGAGAAATACAAAATGCTCATATTCTTACCTTCAGTGTCAGATTCATATTATCTTGGGAAGATAGATAAATGTTTCCCTGGTCGCAGTCAATTATTTCGGAGAGAGGGACCAAAGTTGCACCACAGTTATAGAACGTGTTCGCGTCCGCACCGTTGCTGCTATTGGTAGACAGTGAAAAAAACCAATGTTTGCTTTAAGCAAAGTGGGTTTGGCGCTAGATAAAGATTTCCACAACAAATACTGAGTCTCTAACCCATGTAATTTCGATATCAACACTAACAGATTTTGAGTTTTGCAAGTTTGGAAAGCTTAGGACGAATTAAAGTTGTCTCATCGGTAGGAAAATCGtaacatcaaattgtgtgacGCACATTTTCTTCATGTACTTTCTATAAGGTTAGAGGACAGGTCGTTATCTccaagaattatttttattaattacTCTTTTACTATTTTTTAACTTAAACGCTTTCAAGACCTTGACGTCACTAATATGCTATCAAAAGGGACAGAAAAGTAAATATCCAGATTTAGAGATAGGGTGATTGTTAGTTGACGGGTTGACATCATAAAAACAGCGTGCCAGTGTGAAAGCTGCCGTGCTTAAGGTAGTACGTGCCTCGATATTGACaacttttgcccaaacattttcataggaaactttaaaccattcactttcaaatcaagaataaaaatcaggggtcggctggcaaaatttggtactagagaaacaaattgccaaaCATTTACCAACacaggaaattcaaaatggttgctatctatgtgttaactctatggagaaaataaacgcgtcgattttcacaaaaactggtagtgaaaactttatttacgcAATGCCCTTCAAAATGATCCCctaatgttgtatttttaaaagcaTTGTTATGAAAAAGTTTGAAGTcttaatatctgtccccgaggcacactCTACCTCGATATAAATAAGCCATAACATTAGGAAAGCGCCATGTTAATAATTACAGGATAAGGAACGCgtcatttgaatatcaaatgaGCAAGTTACGAAAAGGTGTAACTTGGTACCTACCGTTTTGATGTCATGACAACCATCAACGACAAGAAAACCGATAGCTTCATCAGAATGCCCGTTATTTCAAAACGATTTTGAAACATTCTTCAAGCCTTGGGATGTGTCGAGAAATCTGACAAGTTTACCGCCGGGGCAGAGAGTAGAGTATCCACGCTCTCCTACTGCACACGGAGTGAACGACGAGTCCTATCAAATATCCAGCCCTGGTGCGTTGCTGAAAcacacagactttgaaatctcGATGAAAACGAATTACTCCTTAAGAGAAAGAATAATCACTTTTCCTTTCGTCGAAAGTAAATATGACACCGGTAAATGTGTCATTCAGTCAAAGACAGTCTAGCGTTGTTATTAATTCTCATCAGTAACTTTGTTCTGTGGGCTGTTTAATTTGCCACAAACGTGTTACTTGATCATaaaacatacattacatacatacatacatacatacatacatacatacatacatacatacatgcacacaagcaaacacatacatacatacaagcaaGTACCTCCAGGATCTATGAATCACGTGATATAAGTGCCAAGAGACATCAGGTCACAGGATGATTTGTCCTTGATCACAATGGTACTGCCTTCCGGGAAGACAGCTTGACTTCCTCGTTGAGATTACTTCTTTCGTTTTTAGATTTGACATTCGACGCTATACATGAATATTCACtacgtcatttatttacttatttatttagttatttacttattgattgattgattgattgatttaagaGTGGTCGGAACACATGATTTAACCGTAAATGTGCATTGAAATTGTGTGAATTTGATGCATCACTTCTCAAGTACACGATTTCGGAGGTAATAATATCAATTTGAGTGTAACTGACCATGGTTGATTTAGAGTGATCATGGTGCACGTTTTAAATGCTTACTCTGAGACATTTTCTACTTTTACAGAAACCATGACAATTGTAGAAATGACCTATCGGGTACCGTCCTCAAAGTGTGTTGACCGAGAAATACAAAGACAAAGCTGCACTCAAATAGACGTCAACATCCTATTCGATTGAATTCTCTTTCGTCGAAAGCAAAAGTGAGTTTCATACAGTTCTCTTCTATCTTCAAGAATAACATTACTAAGAACACCCAGttgttaaatttcaatattaattCGGAAATTCACCATATTAATTCGTGTCATTTGATAGCAAGTAGGGGCCTGGGTGGTACGTATAAAAGACCCTATATATCAGAAACCCGTTAGTTGCCAAGAAGGATTTGCTTCGGAACTTACCATCTCGGTTGAGTAAACCGCTGACTGTCTCGCCGTCGTTCGACATGATACAAACTGGAATATTACTGAAGCTAGTTTTCTTCCTCTCGGCATTCGCCCTGACAGTCAGGTGAGTACAAACGTTGTTAAAAGCAGTCGTCTACATTCTCCGTTGAGACTTCGAGTATTTTATAATTCCCTTTTCGTGAACATTTTTCGAGCAAGTTTACTTTTCCATTTGGATTCCCCTTCCCGCGATTGCGTTAAGCTTATTTACCTTCTTATTTACTGTCTCGAAACGGCCCAAGTAACCCCTCTTACACAAACCCTCTCTAAGTCCCCCTCATTCCTGCCGTTTCTACTTTCTCATTGTATAGACTCTCTATCTGCATCCCTTTCCGTGTCTTCCgttagctctctctctctctctctctctctctctctctctctctctctctctctctctctcgtccccgaaatcaaacagaaaacatCAATGTAATCATTCTCACTTCTACAGGGCTGATGGAACTTTGTACTACCAATGCGGTGCAGCGTTGATTCCTCGCTCTCAAATAATCAGCTGTGACGGTGACAACATCTATGTGTCCTCACCGAACAACATGAATCTGGTCTTTCGGGTGCGTATGCAAACAAGTGGTTTGTAATTGTCAGTAGACCTCTTACACAGTCCCTATTTTAAAATGGGATTATAATAATGACGACCTGATGACGTCATGCATATGGCGTTCTtggataaaataaaaaaggtaCATTCAAGATCACGTTCATAACTAGAACGTCTTGAATTAACTTACAGTCCACAATGTCTATGCGgaatcaaaataatgaaaattgctTCGACGCGACAACTTGAAGTACGCACTTTCAATAtcctagccccccccccccgtcacaAAACACTACGCGCTGCACACAGCAGAGTTTGACCAAACTTTGAACCATGAATGATTTGCTTCCATCATCTTCATACATCAATCATTGTGTGACAAgacaataaattgaaaaatcgtTTGCTTCATATCACCAGGCTGGAAGAAGTGGCGAACTCAAGCTAGGCGATTTTGATTTCTACCAATTACTCTATAAACAGCAAGAAATCCTGCAGGTATGTTGATTTTCCTATAGGTCTCATTTTTCCCTACAATCTgttgctgtctgtctgtctgtctgtctgtctgtctgtctgtctctctctctctctctctctctctctctctctctctctctctctctctctgttctgACTGCAAAGTGTCCACTGCAATATGTACTAGTCTAGAGATTAACCTATTTTAGATCACACACTTTTCTTCAGTAAATGTCCACGTAATGTGAGAGGTCACAGTTAGGTCATAGGTAGCCGGCGTTAAAGTCAAAGTTTTAGCGATAATTTATTTTTACGCGTTGCCTTTTTCATGACAGAACTTCACCCTCATCAATGAACGGCTGCAGAGACTTGAAGACATCGCCCTCAGCGCGCCACCGGTATGGGCAGAGGAGGGTAACCATGGCAACCTGGGTACCTATCCGGCTGGATCTACCATATCACTCTACATCAACGCAAGGgtaatatttgttattttagCATGACCATGAAAGTCTGCTTTAAGAGTATTATTCACGAACATTTTCCCGAAATGTGAACGTCTTTGTGCATTAAGCTTCATCCTTCTCAATGTGACATCATCACGTGATGTGTTCATGCAAATAAACCCAACACATAAAAGGTACTAACTCAACAGCTAACTTAACCCATCGGTCAACGCATCTGTGAGATGCAGCTCAAGGTTCATCGACAGCTTTACCTCTCTTATTCAGGACCCTGACGGTGGGAGTGTCACTTACAGTAAGATATCTGGCAGTTTGCCCGACGGAGTCACCTTGGATACAAACTCTGGCAGGTTGTATGGAATAGCGCCCTCCATCGACGCTTCGTTTTCCTTTGGTATCCGAGCTTTGGACCAGCATGGAAAGTATGCGGACGCCGCCTTTAGCCTTGACATCAGAGGTAGGGACAATATCATCGAAATAAAGTTTGCAGCTTCTTTACTGCaacttttgtaaacattgtatctGCTTTCATTCCCTTtgtaaaattcagtttttcttTATTCTAACCTGTAAAATCATTTTCAAATGTCCTTGGATGCTCGACTTGTCATAGATATTTGCAAAGTGCTACGTTACATCTGAATTTTAGCATTCgatcgtcaacaataacataatgaaacagtgatttttttttttattattgttgttaccCCTTACGGCGGAATGCGCCACGGGCACAAATATcaggactttcaaactttttacagtatttttccGCCTACCACTCGCGGAGGTTCACAACGAAGCTCATGGAATAATTAAAGTTTTAACCACCTGACTTctgtgaaaatccaaaattttatttttccccatagagttaacactggaaTAGCAGCCATTTGGAATTTTAAGTTTACCGtaaatattggttaatttgtCGCTAGAGTTCCAAACTTTACactttgacccctgatttttattcttgactaaGAAAGAGAATGGataaaagattccttgaggaaaatttgggCAAAATTGTGAGACATTCAATTTCGAGGTGCGAACAACCTTAAATTAGATTTCTTGACTCAGACCTGTCTACTTTGAGAGTTTTTATCCCTTTGACACACAGTGCATGTGATCATAATCATGTGATCATAATCATGTGATCATAATCATGTGACCATAATCATGTGCCAACCTTGTTAACGCTTTGTTCGCTTCTTCTTTGTGTTTCGCTTTTTACGAGATGCCATGTTGAAGGTAGCAATTTAAAACAATTTAGAAATGGTTGATACGGTGACAAATCGAAAAGGCTTGGTAGTTTTTTCTGTTGACAATCCTGTAAATTTTCCTATGTTCTCATAAATCCTTTGTTTCTTCATGGGACATCCAGGGATGATTATAGACACCATTGGTCTCTAGACGTAGCTATTCGTTACTTTGTAATCGttctatatacatacatgtattacttTATTATCTGTGAATTTTAACATTCATTTGAATTTCTTAAGGTTGCGCTGTGATGCCATTATGCCAAGTGCCATGAAAATCAATATTAGCGACACAATTTTTAAAATAGCCGCTAATCCCCGTGTGAAAATTAtcggaaaatttacaaaaacgaTACTTTGTTTACACCACAATCCACACGAACAGAAGAGCTAGTAACGAAGTATTAATTGTAAAAAGTTAAGCGTCCTAAAATATTTCTCCAAAGTGCATTCTTTTCAGATTCACAGCTACTGATTAAAGTATGAATACAGCCAGATGATAATAAATATTACTCTGCCTGAAATTCTGATCGgacaattttgatgtttgtgcCCTTTAGACTGGACAGTAGGGTGCGAGGATGACGACTACTGTCTGAACGGTGGAAATTGTTCAAC harbors:
- the LOC139136989 gene encoding uncharacterized protein codes for the protein MFQNRFEITGILMKLSVFLSLMVVMTSKRSNGADANTFYNCGATLVPLSEIIDCDQGNIYLSSQDNMNLTLKPGSNGTLQLGDVILGRLLDRLEEISQNVTGMKSRLKSIEEMGQSSLSVGGRDSRSEKLNTHPIKSTSVVSTIDPASVVSTTESIYTIESTSTVSTTEPTSVVPTIDPTSVVSTIDPTSVVSTIEFTFGMSMRDDDPDDVGASLSNRGSTSSQIPSISEADDVGRSGFAPSLDTSYTFHRFLIILHVFFSAKIPN
- the LOC139136992 gene encoding lactadherin-like; the encoded protein is MIQTGILLKLVFFLSAFALTVRADGTLYYQCGAALIPRSQIISCDGDNIYVSSPNNMNLVFRAGRSGELKLGDFDFYQLLYKQQEILQNFTLINERLQRLEDIALSAPPVWAEEGNHGNLGTYPAGSTISLYINARDPDGGSVTYSKISGSLPDGVTLDTNSGRLYGIAPSIDASFSFGIRALDQHGKYADAAFSLDIRDWTVGCEDDDYCLNGGNCSTTDDSPHSWKSCDCPSPYGGQRCEISCVDNEIGLSNRSVVRDSQFTAYRTYSNYLPWNGRLYNSGYWRGTGNTAYLQILFEGLYKVFAVATQGDSYGSYGVRNFRLYYSLDGNVFTYYTEYNMAKTFSNTGGNYVTRNTLASPTTMRAIRFYVVTYSGRASLRAEVYGCEVNE